Proteins from a single region of Chloroflexota bacterium:
- a CDS encoding Gfo/Idh/MocA family oxidoreductase codes for MEKLRVGFVGLRRGGGLVRALAAHPRVEVAALCDLNEDTLTSMSKDFSLPEKALFTAFDDFVNAPLDVVVIATPIEFHAAQSIAALESGKHVLCEQTVAYTLNECEAVIAAQERTGNVYMMAENYCYFHYIKEWRNLVAKGTLGTLFYAEAEYVHEIADLLRDPETGTPKWRLPRAPIWYCAHTLGPVLTLMDDRIVKATGASAGRNMHPEEKDLGHLDMEVGLFQTEKGNVVKILRSQVAHRHPHSVYYTLYGTKGFIENGRHIEDRASTGRYFNVDTMSKQTGAEEIDCLLVDPNAPPEALHGGHGTSEYFMVQDFIAAIDNNTKAPIDAVRAVEFTAPGIVAHAAAMQEGVWLEVPQFR; via the coding sequence ATGGAAAAGCTTAGAGTCGGCTTTGTTGGACTGCGCCGCGGCGGGGGATTGGTGCGCGCGTTGGCCGCGCATCCCAGGGTGGAAGTAGCCGCCCTGTGCGATCTCAACGAAGACACGCTTACCTCCATGAGCAAGGACTTTAGTCTCCCCGAGAAGGCGCTGTTCACGGCTTTCGATGACTTCGTCAATGCCCCTCTGGATGTCGTAGTCATAGCGACACCCATCGAGTTCCACGCTGCACAATCCATCGCCGCTTTGGAAAGCGGTAAACACGTCCTCTGCGAACAGACCGTCGCCTACACCCTAAACGAATGCGAGGCTGTCATTGCCGCTCAGGAACGCACCGGCAACGTCTATATGATGGCGGAGAACTACTGCTACTTTCACTACATCAAGGAGTGGCGCAATCTCGTTGCCAAGGGCACGCTCGGCACGCTCTTCTACGCGGAAGCGGAGTACGTCCACGAGATCGCCGACCTCCTGCGCGATCCGGAAACCGGCACGCCCAAGTGGCGGCTGCCCCGCGCGCCGATCTGGTATTGCGCGCACACGCTCGGACCGGTGCTCACACTGATGGACGATCGCATCGTCAAAGCCACCGGCGCGTCCGCCGGCAGGAACATGCATCCGGAAGAAAAGGACTTGGGACACCTGGATATGGAAGTGGGGCTGTTCCAAACCGAAAAAGGCAACGTGGTCAAGATCCTGCGCAGCCAGGTGGCGCACCGGCACCCGCACTCGGTCTACTACACGCTGTATGGCACCAAAGGCTTCATCGAGAACGGTAGGCACATCGAGGACCGCGCTTCCACCGGACGCTACTTCAATGTAGACACCATGTCCAAGCAGACTGGGGCGGAAGAGATCGACTGCCTTCTGGTGGATCCCAATGCCCCGCCGGAAGCCCTGCACGGCGGCCACGGCACGTCTGAATACTTCATGGTGCAGGACTTCATTGCCGCCATCGACAACAACACAAAGGCCCCCATAGACGCCGTAAGAGCAGTAGAGTTCACCGCTCCCGGCATCGTTGCCCACGCCGCCGCCATGCAGGAGGGTGTGTGGCTGGAGGTACCGCAATTCCGATAA
- a CDS encoding Gfo/Idh/MocA family oxidoreductase has protein sequence MENLQAGFVGLHRGGALLRAMAAHPRVDVAALCDLKEETLATLAGDFNLPDKALYTAFDEFVNAALDIVVIATPIEFHAAQTIAALESGKHVLCEQTVAYTLDECEAVIAAQERTGNVYMMVENHCYFHYIREWRKLIARGDLGTLFYAEADYIHEIAHLLRDPDTDAPKWRLTRPPIWYCAHPLGPLLTLMDDRIVKATGASSGRNINPAEEGLGFLDMEVGLFHTEKGSVIKIQRSQVALRRPQLAFSSLYGTKGFIENGRYVENRAATGRYSTGRYFNVDTMSKQTGAQEIHCPLVDPNAPPEALLGGHGTSEYFLVQDFIAAIDNDTKAPIDAVRAVEFTAPGIVAHEAAMQGGVWLDVPQFR, from the coding sequence ATGGAGAATCTGCAAGCCGGCTTCGTAGGTCTCCACCGCGGCGGCGCGCTCTTGCGCGCCATGGCCGCGCATCCACGCGTTGACGTTGCAGCTCTCTGTGATCTAAAGGAAGAGACTCTCGCTACTCTGGCCGGAGACTTCAACCTGCCCGATAAGGCCCTCTACACGGCATTCGACGAATTCGTCAACGCTGCGCTGGATATCGTCGTGATCGCCACACCCATCGAGTTTCACGCGGCGCAGACTATCGCCGCCTTGGAGAGCGGCAAGCACGTGCTCTGTGAACAGACTGTAGCCTACACTTTGGACGAGTGTGAGGCAGTTATTGCCGCCCAAGAGCGCACCGGCAATGTCTACATGATGGTGGAGAATCACTGCTATTTTCATTACATCCGCGAGTGGCGCAAGCTCATCGCGCGCGGGGACCTCGGCACGCTCTTCTATGCGGAGGCGGATTATATTCACGAGATCGCTCACCTGCTGCGTGACCCGGACACCGACGCGCCCAAGTGGCGGCTGACGCGCCCGCCGATTTGGTATTGCGCGCACCCGCTCGGGCCGTTACTCACGCTCATGGACGACCGCATCGTGAAGGCGACCGGCGCGTCTTCCGGCAGAAACATAAATCCCGCTGAAGAGGGTTTGGGTTTCCTGGATATGGAAGTTGGGCTCTTTCACACCGAGAAGGGCAGCGTCATCAAGATTCAGCGTAGCCAGGTAGCGCTCCGGCGTCCGCAGTTGGCCTTTTCCTCGCTCTACGGCACCAAGGGGTTCATCGAGAACGGTCGCTACGTTGAAAACCGCGCTGCAACCGGACGGTATTCAACCGGACGGTACTTTAATGTGGATACGATGTCCAAACAGACCGGGGCGCAAGAGATTCACTGCCCATTGGTGGATCCCAACGCACCGCCGGAGGCTCTTCTTGGCGGCCATGGTACGTCTGAGTACTTCCTGGTGCAGGACTTCATCGCCGCAATCGACAACGACACAAAGGCCCCCATCGACGCCGTGCGCGCCGTGGAATTCACAGCCCCCGGCATTGTCGCCCACGAGGCTGCCATGCAAGGCGGCGTCTGGCTCGACGTGCCGCAGTTCCGTTAG
- a CDS encoding xanthine dehydrogenase family protein molybdopterin-binding subunit, giving the protein MAKVVERPQEKTALRVANKPVIRIDGIENVTGATKFGADFSMPGMLWGAILRSPHAHARIRHIDYAKALDAPGVVTVATAADFDEDVVEPTSRPHNVFAGEVALYLGEAVAAVAAVTQEDAEAALKLIEVDYEPLPHVLDPLKAMEPDSPVIRHGEGGEVDRTEMSFHSSVASSAEDLDESGNVSSQVQFGRGDIAEGFAQADVIKEGRFTAAMVHQTYLEPHAALADYSPAGDLRMWVTSQGQFYVRDTVARLLKLPAHKVIVQGTAIGGGFGGKMTLLAPIPAILSKKARRPVKVVWSRSEELVAANPAPGSVIDVKVGAKQDGTLTALQGRVVMDTGAYPGSPMSTATMLLGSCYEIPNMELEGFEVLTNKVSVGAYRAPGAPNSAHAVENVMNWVAQEIGMDPVDFRLKNVIEEGGRWPNGQPLPDVGAVEVLEAMKDHAVWRTPLEQGANGKPRGRGAAIGCWSGGAGGSAATMKLEADGSFSVLVGTINLTGNTTSIAQVAAEELRVPMEYVSVTQGDTNEAPFGPVAGGSQVTYTMSLSTAAAAHDVLRQMKAVAAQRLGADADDIEFDEGKMWAQSDPDRYVTYRRIADEAVGSANGPIIGTGHGKPARGNPGFAGTIADVEVDTETGLVTILNLVGVQDAGFAINPLSVKGQIQGGTIQGVGYALLEEIVYDEDGRVRNPGLLDYRLPTAADVPDVDAVIVEKHNQYGWKGTRIVGEPSIVPPGAAITSAISDALGIPLHNMPMTPERIVMALRNAKANGRSNGNPPA; this is encoded by the coding sequence ATGGCAAAAGTGGTCGAACGTCCACAAGAAAAGACCGCGTTGCGTGTTGCCAACAAACCGGTCATTCGCATCGACGGTATCGAGAATGTTACGGGGGCCACGAAATTTGGCGCGGATTTCTCGATGCCCGGCATGTTGTGGGGTGCGATTTTGCGCAGCCCCCACGCTCACGCCCGCATTAGGCACATCGACTATGCCAAGGCGCTGGACGCGCCCGGCGTTGTAACTGTTGCTACCGCTGCCGACTTTGACGAAGACGTGGTGGAACCGACCTCACGGCCGCATAATGTGTTTGCCGGTGAAGTTGCACTCTACCTCGGAGAGGCCGTAGCTGCCGTGGCCGCCGTCACGCAAGAGGACGCCGAAGCAGCGCTGAAACTTATCGAGGTTGACTACGAACCCTTGCCCCATGTCCTCGACCCGTTGAAAGCCATGGAACCCGATTCGCCTGTCATCCGCCACGGCGAAGGCGGCGAGGTTGATCGCACCGAGATGTCGTTCCACTCTTCCGTTGCCTCATCCGCCGAGGACCTGGATGAGTCCGGAAATGTCTCTTCTCAGGTCCAGTTTGGGCGCGGAGATATTGCAGAAGGCTTCGCGCAAGCGGACGTAATAAAGGAAGGCCGCTTTACGGCGGCCATGGTACACCAGACCTATCTCGAGCCCCATGCCGCTCTGGCCGACTACTCGCCAGCCGGTGATCTCCGCATGTGGGTGACTTCTCAGGGCCAGTTCTATGTGCGGGATACGGTGGCGCGGCTGCTCAAGCTGCCGGCCCACAAAGTTATCGTCCAAGGCACCGCCATCGGCGGCGGCTTTGGCGGTAAGATGACGCTACTCGCACCCATCCCCGCGATCCTTTCGAAGAAGGCCCGCCGGCCCGTCAAGGTCGTGTGGAGCAGAAGCGAAGAACTGGTGGCGGCCAACCCAGCGCCGGGTTCTGTCATCGACGTGAAGGTTGGCGCAAAACAAGACGGCACACTTACGGCATTGCAGGGACGCGTTGTCATGGATACCGGCGCCTATCCCGGCTCGCCCATGTCAACGGCTACGATGCTCTTGGGAAGCTGCTACGAGATTCCCAACATGGAACTCGAAGGCTTCGAGGTGCTTACAAATAAGGTAAGCGTGGGCGCATACCGCGCGCCGGGCGCACCGAATTCCGCGCATGCCGTGGAGAACGTGATGAATTGGGTGGCGCAGGAAATCGGCATGGACCCGGTGGATTTCCGCCTCAAGAATGTGATTGAAGAGGGCGGCCGCTGGCCGAACGGACAACCGCTGCCCGACGTCGGTGCGGTGGAAGTGCTGGAAGCCATGAAGGACCATGCGGTTTGGAGAACACCGCTGGAACAAGGAGCCAACGGCAAGCCGCGTGGTCGCGGTGCAGCTATCGGCTGCTGGTCCGGCGGCGCGGGCGGGTCCGCGGCAACGATGAAGCTTGAAGCGGACGGCTCGTTCAGCGTTCTTGTGGGTACAATCAACCTCACCGGCAATACAACGTCTATCGCGCAAGTTGCCGCGGAGGAATTGCGCGTGCCCATGGAATACGTGAGCGTAACCCAGGGCGATACAAATGAAGCGCCGTTTGGCCCCGTGGCTGGTGGCAGTCAGGTCACCTACACTATGAGCCTCTCGACTGCTGCCGCCGCCCACGACGTGCTCCGTCAGATGAAGGCTGTTGCGGCCCAGCGTCTGGGTGCGGATGCTGACGACATTGAATTTGACGAAGGCAAGATGTGGGCGCAGAGCGATCCTGACCGCTACGTCACCTATCGCCGCATTGCGGATGAGGCAGTTGGCTCAGCCAACGGTCCCATCATCGGCACCGGACACGGCAAGCCCGCGCGCGGCAACCCCGGCTTTGCCGGAACGATTGCCGATGTTGAGGTTGATACCGAGACCGGTCTCGTCACCATCCTCAATCTCGTAGGCGTGCAGGATGCCGGTTTCGCCATCAACCCGCTCTCGGTGAAGGGCCAAATCCAGGGCGGCACCATCCAGGGTGTCGGCTACGCCTTGCTGGAAGAGATTGTCTATGACGAAGACGGCCGCGTGCGCAATCCTGGCCTCCTGGACTACCGGCTCCCCACTGCGGCAGATGTGCCCGACGTGGACGCCGTCATCGTAGAGAAGCACAACCAATACGGCTGGAAAGGCACCCGCATCGTTGGGGAGCCCAGCATCGTCCCGCCGGGAGCAGCCATCACCAGCGCAATCAGCGATGCCCTCGGCATTCCCTTGCACAACATGCCAATGACACCGGAACGCATCGTGATGGCGCTGCGCAACGCCAAGGCGAACGGCAGGTCCAACGGGAATCCGCCTGCGTAG
- a CDS encoding (2Fe-2S)-binding protein → MDYPLQLTVNGIPVKRVVEPQVRLLDFLREDLGLTGTKEGCGTGDCGACTVLIDDQPQHSCLTLTVEAEGAEVTTVEGMASGDMLNEVQSAFVSAGATQCGICTPGFVVMATAYLRDNPKPTDDELRMGVAGNLCRCTGYETIMTALHSVIDGKVELIEVAPEPQELVPEPEGE, encoded by the coding sequence ATGGACTATCCGTTGCAACTGACGGTAAACGGCATACCGGTGAAGCGCGTCGTGGAGCCCCAGGTTCGGCTTCTCGACTTTCTGCGCGAGGACCTGGGCCTCACGGGCACTAAAGAGGGGTGTGGCACCGGCGACTGCGGTGCCTGCACCGTGTTGATAGATGACCAGCCCCAACACTCCTGCCTCACTCTTACCGTTGAAGCCGAGGGCGCCGAGGTTACGACCGTCGAGGGAATGGCGAGCGGTGATATGCTCAATGAAGTCCAGTCCGCCTTTGTCTCGGCCGGCGCGACCCAGTGCGGCATCTGCACTCCCGGTTTCGTCGTCATGGCTACCGCCTATCTGCGCGACAATCCCAAACCAACGGACGATGAGTTGCGCATGGGTGTTGCGGGCAATCTCTGCCGCTGCACCGGCTACGAGACCATCATGACGGCATTGCATTCCGTGATTGACGGCAAAGTGGAATTGATCGAGGTGGCTCCGGAGCCTCAGGAACTTGTGCCGGAGCCCGAAGGGGAATAA
- a CDS encoding FAD binding domain-containing protein, with translation MRRFDYAAPTEVFEACALLADRGDDARALAGGTDLIVQMRERDRRVPLVVSLRNLDGFKGIAQNADGSLTIGAMATGDEVNHSPLVQSQALFISEGAELLGSIQIRNRGTLGGNVGNAAPSADAAPPLVAAHATACIVGTKGTRDVLVGDLMTGPGQLALEPGELIQSFNVPAPQAHTGSRYVRHVPRREMDIAVVGIAALVTLEDDLETIKDASVVLSAVAPTWPHAITAEEVLRGQPVSEQLLAHAGEAAANDSQPISDVRASAAYRRMMVDVYTRRALTTAIERARAAS, from the coding sequence GTGAGAAGATTTGACTATGCTGCACCAACCGAAGTCTTTGAGGCCTGTGCATTGCTGGCCGACCGCGGCGACGATGCGCGTGCTTTAGCAGGCGGCACAGACCTCATTGTGCAGATGAGGGAGCGCGACCGCAGGGTTCCCCTCGTCGTTAGCTTACGCAATCTTGATGGTTTTAAGGGAATCGCCCAGAATGCGGACGGTTCACTCACAATCGGCGCGATGGCTACCGGTGATGAGGTGAACCACAGTCCACTCGTGCAAAGCCAAGCCCTCTTTATCAGTGAGGGTGCGGAGTTGCTCGGTTCAATTCAGATTCGCAACCGCGGCACGCTAGGCGGCAATGTCGGCAATGCGGCGCCGAGCGCCGACGCCGCGCCGCCTCTGGTCGCCGCCCATGCCACTGCCTGCATTGTGGGTACCAAAGGCACGCGCGACGTTTTGGTTGGTGATCTCATGACCGGCCCGGGGCAGCTTGCGCTGGAACCCGGTGAGTTAATTCAGTCATTCAATGTTCCCGCCCCGCAGGCGCACACTGGTTCGCGCTACGTGCGCCACGTGCCGAGGCGAGAGATGGATATTGCCGTTGTAGGCATTGCGGCACTTGTAACCTTGGAAGACGACTTGGAGACAATCAAAGATGCCAGCGTGGTGCTTTCCGCCGTAGCGCCCACGTGGCCCCATGCGATTACTGCGGAGGAAGTTCTGCGCGGCCAACCGGTTTCAGAGCAACTGCTCGCCCATGCCGGTGAAGCCGCGGCAAATGACTCCCAGCCGATATCTGACGTGCGGGCTTCAGCAGCGTACCGGCGCATGATGGTAGACGTTTACACCAGGCGTGCCCTTACCACGGCTATTGAGCGTGCCAGGGCGGCGAGTTAA
- a CDS encoding glutamine synthetase beta-grasp domain-containing protein codes for MGYYKAEYIWVDGSEPTAKLRSKGKVIPVGEEPPIWGFDGSSTNQATGDDSDCVLNPVYSVPDPIRGGNSRLVMCEVLLPDLSPHPTNTRAACAEAAEKYADFDMWFGIEQEYTFFAGVRPLGWPQNGFPAPQGGYYCGVGSDEVFGRPVVEEHMDACIAAGFDFSGINAEVMPAQWEFQIGPVGAPEVADQVWLARWLLYRIGEKYDVSARLDPKPVLGDWNGAGAHTNFSTRQMRENYDACIAAAEALGRNHDEHIVNYGDRIELRLTGLHETCSYKEFRYGVSDRGASVRIPWQVDVDQKGYIEDRRPNANMDPYLVTGLILNTVCGDAS; via the coding sequence ATGGGCTATTACAAGGCGGAATACATTTGGGTGGACGGGTCGGAGCCAACAGCCAAGCTGCGCTCAAAAGGGAAAGTCATCCCGGTAGGTGAAGAGCCGCCAATTTGGGGTTTCGACGGTTCCAGCACGAATCAAGCGACCGGCGATGACTCGGACTGTGTCCTGAATCCGGTCTATTCCGTACCCGATCCCATTCGCGGCGGCAACAGTAGGTTGGTCATGTGTGAAGTTCTGTTGCCGGACTTATCCCCACACCCTACGAACACCAGAGCTGCTTGCGCGGAAGCCGCTGAAAAATACGCGGACTTCGACATGTGGTTCGGCATCGAGCAAGAATACACCTTCTTTGCCGGAGTCAGGCCACTGGGATGGCCCCAAAACGGTTTTCCGGCGCCTCAGGGAGGGTATTACTGCGGCGTAGGCTCTGACGAAGTGTTCGGGCGGCCGGTAGTTGAGGAACACATGGATGCGTGCATAGCAGCGGGGTTCGACTTTTCCGGTATCAATGCCGAAGTGATGCCGGCGCAATGGGAGTTTCAGATTGGCCCGGTCGGTGCGCCCGAGGTTGCCGACCAGGTGTGGCTCGCCCGCTGGTTGCTCTACCGCATTGGTGAGAAATACGACGTAAGCGCACGGTTGGATCCCAAGCCCGTTCTCGGCGACTGGAATGGCGCGGGCGCCCACACAAACTTCTCCACCCGGCAAATGCGGGAAAACTATGACGCATGCATAGCGGCCGCTGAAGCGCTGGGCCGCAATCATGATGAGCATATTGTCAACTATGGCGATCGCATTGAATTGCGCCTGACCGGTCTGCACGAAACGTGCTCCTACAAGGAATTCCGCTACGGGGTTTCCGATAGAGGCGCCTCGGTGCGCATTCCTTGGCAGGTAGATGTTGATCAGAAGGGCTATATCGAGGACCGTCGCCCGAACGCCAATATGGATCCGTATTTGGTAACGGGGTTGATCCTGAACACGGTCTGTGGAGACGCTTCCTAA
- a CDS encoding zinc ribbon domain-containing protein, with protein MPIYEYQCQDCKQPSTHFFRSFSQVEDPACPHCASMSLERLISRVAVHGGGVSFDDPASMDGFDESDPRALGRLARAMGEETGEDLPGEYEDMVRDLESGKIPDDDDGAGAGADEFLPH; from the coding sequence ATGCCAATCTATGAATACCAATGCCAAGACTGCAAGCAACCTTCGACACACTTCTTTCGCAGTTTCTCTCAAGTGGAGGATCCTGCGTGCCCCCACTGTGCTTCAATGTCCTTGGAGCGCCTGATTTCGCGGGTGGCCGTGCACGGGGGCGGTGTATCGTTCGACGATCCTGCATCCATGGATGGCTTTGATGAGAGCGACCCGCGTGCACTGGGACGCCTGGCGCGCGCGATGGGTGAGGAGACCGGTGAAGACCTGCCCGGGGAATATGAAGACATGGTGCGCGATTTGGAATCGGGGAAGATTCCCGATGATGACGATGGAGCCGGCGCCGGTGCTGACGAATTTCTACCGCATTGA
- a CDS encoding HAD family hydrolase, with protein MKTPNPSTTPYRLIALDVDGTLLDKQGGVTPDTKATLQRLAGQGVHVALATGRRYIIANFLPKLLDISLYMILSNGAVIRDHTGEITYESYLPSDWAWRAVEEARRLNLRSTVYENAAAGDRMLFDGDWHAHRGPQGQLKRRPELESLFVDLNTVTDLPDPIEIVLWGEEEELRELADALVSTGHDYTLVFWRGRESSSFVRDGQSALEILGPNTSKATALTWLCAHLAIEPAQVVAFGDDVNDIEMLQFAGLGVAVGNATQAARDAADEYTHNDDHEAVARTLQRLYLDD; from the coding sequence ATGAAGACTCCCAACCCAAGCACAACCCCGTATCGTCTGATCGCCCTCGACGTGGATGGTACCTTGCTCGACAAGCAGGGCGGCGTGACGCCAGACACGAAAGCAACGCTGCAGCGCTTGGCCGGGCAGGGCGTTCACGTGGCGTTAGCGACCGGCAGGCGCTACATCATCGCGAATTTCCTTCCCAAACTGCTGGATATTTCTCTCTATATGATTCTGAGCAACGGCGCCGTTATCCGCGACCATACCGGCGAGATTACCTACGAGAGCTATCTGCCGAGCGACTGGGCATGGCGCGCGGTGGAAGAAGCGCGCCGTCTAAACTTGCGCTCGACTGTCTATGAAAATGCCGCAGCAGGAGACCGCATGTTATTCGATGGTGACTGGCATGCCCATCGGGGTCCGCAGGGACAGCTCAAGCGGCGTCCCGAACTTGAATCGCTCTTTGTCGACCTCAATACGGTGACCGACCTCCCCGATCCAATTGAAATAGTGCTCTGGGGTGAAGAGGAGGAGCTGCGGGAATTGGCCGATGCGCTGGTGTCAACCGGACACGATTACACGCTGGTATTCTGGCGAGGCCGCGAGTCCAGTTCCTTCGTGCGTGACGGGCAGAGCGCCTTGGAAATTCTCGGTCCCAATACCTCCAAGGCTACGGCTCTCACGTGGCTCTGCGCGCATCTGGCAATTGAACCGGCCCAGGTTGTAGCCTTCGGCGATGATGTAAATGACATTGAAATGCTGCAATTTGCGGGACTGGGCGTAGCCGTGGGTAACGCGACGCAAGCTGCCCGCGATGCCGCCGATGAGTATACCCACAATGACGACCATGAGGCTGTTGCGAGGACGTTGCAGCGGCTCTATCTCGATGACTAG
- a CDS encoding dihydrodipicolinate reductase, which yields MEPIRVAQMGLGAVGCGIVQTALGRSQLHVVGAVDVDPAKVGRDLGEILGAGETLEIPVMASLGDVLNSQSVDVVLQATGSHIPDVVGQLTEIAAAGCNVVSTCEELAFPWLRHPALAREIDAKARECGVTILGTGVNPGFVMDTLVLVATAVCSDIRRVVSTRVVAARERRLALQQKIGSGMEEANFLQLASQGGIGHVGLRESFHLIAAGLGWEIADARESIDPVCAEDSITTEQFDIAAGQVAGIHQTIEGSSHGRELVLDLTMSMAAAAGRDSISIEANPPMHLEVVGGTHGDQATWSMIANMAPRVAEAPAGLLTMLDVGLPRAIG from the coding sequence GTGGAACCGATTCGCGTTGCGCAAATGGGATTGGGGGCAGTGGGGTGCGGCATTGTGCAAACTGCTTTGGGGCGTTCCCAGTTGCACGTGGTCGGGGCGGTCGACGTAGATCCCGCGAAGGTCGGCAGAGATCTGGGGGAGATTCTCGGCGCAGGTGAGACGCTGGAAATTCCGGTTATGGCCTCACTCGGCGACGTGCTGAATTCACAGTCAGTTGACGTTGTATTGCAGGCGACAGGATCGCACATTCCGGACGTAGTCGGTCAGCTCACGGAAATTGCGGCGGCCGGCTGCAATGTAGTGAGTACGTGCGAAGAGCTGGCATTCCCTTGGCTGCGCCACCCTGCGTTGGCCAGGGAAATCGACGCCAAGGCCCGAGAATGCGGGGTAACCATCCTTGGCACCGGCGTCAATCCGGGCTTTGTCATGGATACGCTGGTGCTCGTGGCAACGGCGGTGTGCAGTGATATCCGGCGCGTTGTTTCCACTCGGGTCGTTGCTGCCCGGGAGCGGCGCTTGGCGCTCCAGCAGAAGATCGGTTCCGGCATGGAAGAGGCTAACTTTCTTCAATTGGCGTCCCAGGGAGGAATTGGACACGTGGGGTTGCGGGAGTCCTTCCATTTAATTGCCGCCGGTTTGGGCTGGGAGATTGCGGATGCGCGTGAGTCTATCGACCCAGTGTGCGCAGAGGATAGCATTACGACCGAACAGTTCGACATTGCTGCCGGACAAGTAGCCGGCATTCATCAAACAATCGAAGGCAGCAGTCACGGCCGCGAACTCGTCTTGGATCTCACCATGAGCATGGCCGCCGCAGCAGGCAGGGACAGCATCAGCATTGAAGCCAACCCGCCGATGCACTTGGAAGTAGTGGGCGGCACCCACGGCGACCAGGCGACGTGGTCCATGATTGCGAACATGGCGCCGCGCGTGGCAGAGGCACCAGCGGGACTGTTGACAATGCTGGACGTGGGATTACCCCGCGCAATTGGATAG
- a CDS encoding PD-(D/E)XK nuclease family protein produces the protein MARPLRRLSPSSIRTYERCPYMYHLRYTERVRVTSTAAQLLGRAVHTVIELFYKQKRDGRILDTEAAFDVLDDALDATLHELDDEGRAEVEELRELGYDLVEYYVEEVAPHIRPHLIEERFDFSVPGVDVPIVGYVDLVDQEGTVIDHKTAASPFPADYLAHDIQLLTYSLGYNALRLGARQRPGQLPLVSMLPPVRLDVLVKGEEITYQRLDFRYQQEHLEHYVARVNAVAAGIRSADFRPFWQLRQPDPKVCSYCDFNSVCTYRLPSPPESSPEGDTTDSASTEVD, from the coding sequence ATGGCACGCCCGTTGCGCCGATTGTCTCCGAGTAGTATCCGCACGTATGAGCGGTGCCCGTATATGTACCATTTGCGGTACACGGAACGGGTTCGTGTCACGAGCACGGCTGCGCAGTTGCTTGGCCGCGCCGTCCACACGGTCATCGAGTTGTTCTATAAGCAGAAACGAGATGGAAGGATACTCGACACAGAAGCGGCGTTCGACGTTCTCGATGACGCTCTCGACGCCACCTTGCACGAGTTGGATGATGAGGGGCGCGCCGAAGTAGAAGAATTACGCGAGCTGGGGTATGACCTGGTCGAATACTACGTCGAAGAGGTTGCCCCGCACATCCGACCGCATCTGATCGAAGAACGGTTCGACTTCAGTGTGCCGGGAGTGGACGTGCCCATAGTTGGCTATGTTGACCTAGTCGACCAGGAAGGCACGGTCATCGACCATAAGACGGCAGCTTCGCCCTTTCCCGCCGATTACTTGGCACACGACATACAGTTATTAACGTATAGTCTTGGCTACAATGCTTTGCGGCTGGGGGCGCGCCAGCGCCCCGGACAACTGCCACTTGTCAGCATGCTGCCTCCCGTTCGCCTCGATGTCCTGGTGAAAGGCGAGGAAATCACGTATCAGCGGCTCGACTTTCGTTATCAGCAGGAGCACCTCGAGCACTACGTGGCGCGTGTGAACGCCGTTGCCGCAGGTATCCGGTCTGCGGACTTCCGTCCATTCTGGCAGTTGCGGCAACCTGATCCGAAAGTTTGCAGCTATTGTGATTTCAATAGTGTCTGTACGTACCGGTTACCTTCCCCTCCAGAGTCGTCTCCCGAGGGTGACACGACAGATTCGGCATCCACAGAAGTCGATTAG